Sequence from the Bubalus kerabau isolate K-KA32 ecotype Philippines breed swamp buffalo chromosome 17, PCC_UOA_SB_1v2, whole genome shotgun sequence genome:
GGGAATCCAGAAGGAAACCACTTGGCTAAAGATTCTTTCTGAACCATCTCAATGAATACAAATTCCTGGTGGTCAGGTGCCCACTCCAAGAACTTATGAATCTGCAGGTCTACAGTCGGGCCGTGAAAGGAGTCATCAGCAAATcccttttttttctgatgtttcttccCCGAAACCAACGTTCCGGAGTCCTGAGCTCAAAGCCTCACACTCACCACACCTAAGACTTCTCTGTAGGGGACGATTTAGGGCAGGAATTTCTTAGAGAGGTTAAAGCTAgaatcaggcagagaaaacaggagtACTTGCAGTTCAGCTTTTACACTTTGCCCTGAGTCTTTGCCTCAGGCTCTCTAGGCTGAGTGTGGGTTAATTCATTCAAACCAAGTCAAGGACTCTGGTGAGCACTGTGGGGGTGTTGAAAGCTTGTTGTTCAACCAAAAAGACCCCTGGATTCTTGGCCTCCTGAGaaaaagaattcaatctggggccagagatgaggcttgatcgctcagagcttttgtgtaataaagttttattaaagtataaaagagatagagaaagcttctgacatagacttcAGAAGGGGTTACATACTTTTAGTTAGTTATTCCAGTTAATCAAAAgactgtctggaggttgtaaagacctcactagacccactcccataatttacattttaagacaacAAGATTAGCCAGAAAGTTTTTTTCCAGAGAGTGTCCTCAAGCAGGAAAAAACcacgtttgtcctttcttcctccttgagaattccagactcctctctccttggggacccctggacttatGAACCTGCCaagaaattgactctctcagtgtGATTGAACGGGGGTCTGTGGATAGACCCTGAGGTCCAGCAAGACTGCTGGTCTCAAGGAAGGGGTTCATCTAGTGCATGTGCTCACAAGACTGGCTGGTGTGAGCTCAAGGACCTGCAGGCTGCCTGATCCCCAGACAGATGCTGAGGCAGCAACATCATGGAGCAGTTTAGGGAAACTGTCAACAAtactctgtatcatttttcttacTAGAATCATCCCAGTGTCTAAGTAGTTACAAAATGAGAGAGGAGATACAACCTAGAAATGATGGAATGTACATGAAGTTATGAGAAGTTTAAATCCAGTGAGTAAACTAATTTCCCCATATGCCATCTTTGTGTGTTACCGAACAGTTAATTGCGGTCTCTTCACTACAACCTTAAATAAGGTGGGCGAGGTTGCTGTTGGTGGTGGGTTAACATTTCATTTATTACAACCAACCAAAACAATAAAAGCCATTCACTTTTATGAATAACCATGTATTAAATTTCACACATAgttgaaataaaaccttttacaATCCACGGTATGATCCATGATTAAATACAGATCAAAAGTACGGAGAAAGATATTCATTTGTTGATAGAATGTTGTGAGATTTCTGATTTCCATGGCTTACCAAACAAAGACTAGGAAGCACTTAGCAAGCATGATATACACCAATTCCATGCCTTTTCCAGGAAGGGTTTCTTACGTTTCTAGCTTATTACTGTCCTTATTTCAACACTGTCAAGTAATAATCATGACTTGTGttgatattataaagatacatCAATATTGCAGTGAACTGTCATTGTGTTCTTCTTACAAATGAAGGATATTACTATTGTAACGAACTTCTGTCTTACTTTAATACACGGAAAGACTAAATGATCACTTACTTCATGGCAACCTCCAGATATTTCACGTCAATGACAAACACCTCTATTTAAATGTTCATTGTCCATTTTACATTATGGCATCCTCAATCTTCTAATGGAGATTAGATAGAAATGGTTGCAACACAATATAAATAGGCTAATCTTTAATAAATCATCAAAAACCTATGTTTGCAAACACACTAGAAAGAAAGCATAACGTGGATTATTTGAGTGGTGAATTACATTCAGTCCAAATAACCTCACATCACATCATTATTAACAAGCATATATACATTGCTAAGAACTGTAATGTTCTAACCGTCAACCTTCATCTCACGATTCATGCTAAAATATCCATTTTCGATCTGTTTTAACTATggagtgctcttgcctggaaaatcccatggatggaggagcctggaaggctgcagtccatggggttgctgggggtcgaacacgactgagcgacttcacttttcactttcatgcattggagaaggaaatggtaacccactccagtgttcctgcctggagaatcccagggacgggggagcctggtgggccgccgtctatggggtcgcacagagtcaaacacgactgaagtgacttagcagcagcagcacgcataTTTACTTTGATTTAACTTTTGATTAAATACCTTTCTATATATTTGTCACGTTgctcctctgtctttcatatACCCTTGTATATTCCcattctttcattaaatttaagtttatgaggtgaaatatttgatatattcctAGGTTTGCTTTTGGGAATATACATTGGGAAGGTTTCTAATCAGTCTTCAGAATTTATTCAACAGCAGACTgttcagaatccacagaaagaaaacaagtgtaagatatgtgggaaaatattttacattggtttctTATATGAACTTTTGTGTTTTCTGATGCATGTTTGGAACAAACTCTTCCATCACTTGTTCCATTACTAGGGTTTCTCTCAAGTGTGTGTTCTCAGATATTTAGTGAGATTACTACTATGACTAAAGGCTTtgtcacattctgtacatttataaggtctctctccagtatgaattcgttGGTGTTGAGTAAGATGTGAGCACTGAATAAAGgcttttttacattctttacatttatcaggcttctctccagtatgaattcgctgatgataGCTTAGCTGTGAGTAAcagataaaggctttgctacattctgtacatttataaggtctctctccagtatgaatttgctgATGATAGATTAGATGTGAGGAAcagataaaggctttgctacattctgtacatttgtaaGGCTTCTCTCCCATATGAATTCGCCAATGTTGAATGAGGTTTGAGTTGTggttaaaggctttgccacattctgtacatttataaggtttctctccagcgtgaattctctgatgtttagTAAGAAGTGAGCTATGGTTAAATGCTTtggtacattctgtacatttgaaaggtTTCCTTCCTGTATGAATTTTCTTATGTCTACGTAGATGGCATGAGTTACTAAATATTTTCCCACATAtcttacacttgttttctttctgtggattctgaacAGTCTGCTGTTGAATAAATTCTGAAGACCGATTAGAAACCTTCCCATATTCAGTACAAGTTCTCTCTTCAGTACAAGTACTCttatctagagaaaaacctgacatTTGATCAAAGGTATTTGCACATTCATTACTTTTAGAATCCTTGTTTGATGATTCAGAACCCTGATGTTTCATAAGGTTTGAGTCTCCTTCAACCCTATACCCATTTTCATTGCCTGAATACCTTCTCAGTCCACCATAAATACTCTTGTAATTATTGGAGCTGGAGCTGTTACTTAAGGTCTGACTCATTTTATTACATAAAGAAGGTTGTTGTGTATTAACCATAtcacaatatttattgaacaatgaTGGCTggattatgtctcctccattattATCAACATTATACATCTTGGAATGGAGAGAAAATATCCGTTGGGGGAAGAAAAATGACTCTCTTCTCTTGGACCTCTCAAATTGATTAGATAGTGAATTTTCCCACTCATTGTTAAATTGTAGGTgttcagacatccttgaatgtgaatcCTACGTTCACAATTGTCTGAATGAGTATTTGCAATAGAGACTAAATTACCTTGCATATTTTCCACGTGTCCTTTTAGAGAATATGTACGTTTCAAAAAAGGATGGAAATCTTTTCTTAAACACTTACACTTCTCGTTAGATGTTGAAGACTGAAGTTGGTGTTTTTCCCAGTTTGACTCACGTTGCTCATTGCTTTTGGCAGTATTGTTAGCATTATGTGTAactgtctccatttcttcatGTCCATATAAACATCCTCTCTGTCTTTCATATACCCTTGTATATTTCcagtctttcattaaatttaagtttctgaggtgaaatatttgatatattcctAGGTTTGCTTTTGGGAATACATCTTCTAACGCTGCATTCCTTGGCATCAAATCCTGGGTGTCTTGTGGAGACATAGCTGAAAGATACCAAATAACAAGTAATTTTCCCTGCTATTCTCAGtgaatatctttaaagatttaGAGAGTCTCACTGGGGGAGCTCAGTTTGGAGAGAAGGAGAGCCTCATTCTCTGTGGGAAGAAAACATGGCAACCAGCGTGTGGCAGCAGGACAGAGTGAGACCTGCACACAGGGtgctgaccccagccctgcccacccagccttaGAGGCATGTCCGCCAATGCAGACAAAGGCTGGGTGCTGAAATGTGGGCTTTGTAAAGCGGACCGAGGCAGAGGACTACTGCTGGCTATGAGGAAACATCCTGAAGGGATGGGCATGAGGGAGGAGCTCTGCAAACAAGATCCTTGTGGTGAAGCCTGAACCACCATAGAGCAGAGTGCCATTGGTGAGTGACGCCCAAACAAGAAGCCCATTGCATCCCATGTTCCTTGTGTTGCCCTCTGCTCGTCAAGGACTACGAAGAACTCCACCCACGTAGGACTTTTGAGCCCCCAGCCACGGCCTCCCCCATCCAACGCCTCCACAATCAGCAGAATCCTGTGC
This genomic interval carries:
- the LOC129630719 gene encoding zinc finger protein 501-like, producing the protein MSEHLQFNNEWENSLSNQFERSKRRESFFFPQRIFSLHSKMYNVDNNGGDIIQPSLFNKYCDMVNTQQPSLCNKMSQTLSNSSSSNNYKSIYGGLRRYSGNENGYRVEGDSNLMKHQGSESSNKDSKSNECANTFDQMSGFSLDKSTCTEERTCTEYGKVSNRSSEFIQQQTVQNPQKENKCKICGKIFSNSCHLRRHKKIHTGRKPFKCTECTKAFNHSSLLTKHQRIHAGEKPYKCTECGKAFNHNSNLIQHWRIHMGEKPYKCTECSKAFICSSHLIYHQQIHTGERPYKCTECSKAFICYSQLSYHQRIHTGEKPDKCKECKKAFIQCSHLTQHQRIHTGERPYKCTECDKAFSHSSNLTKYLRTHT